The following proteins come from a genomic window of Haloplanus salinus:
- a CDS encoding histidine kinase produces MNLSTKVTNGRGVVERTTLGVAVGVFATLAMGVVQLATGQQGGIEMAFPAMYGVEDPAPRVGWAVHLFHGGLLGGLYITVVSHPSLDAAAGDSLRGGAVGLMYGLFLTLVAVGVVMPLWLSLVEFPAAPPLFGAIGTMSILTHSTYGLVLGALTPIVRDK; encoded by the coding sequence ATGAACCTCTCGACGAAGGTAACGAACGGCCGTGGTGTCGTCGAACGTACCACTCTGGGCGTCGCAGTCGGCGTGTTCGCAACACTTGCTATGGGTGTCGTACAGCTGGCGACCGGTCAACAAGGAGGGATCGAGATGGCCTTTCCCGCCATGTACGGCGTCGAGGACCCGGCTCCTAGGGTGGGTTGGGCCGTCCATCTCTTTCATGGCGGGTTGCTTGGCGGTCTGTACATCACGGTCGTCTCCCATCCCTCGCTGGACGCGGCCGCTGGCGACTCGCTTCGCGGCGGGGCGGTCGGACTCATGTACGGCCTGTTCCTCACGCTCGTCGCTGTCGGGGTCGTCATGCCACTCTGGTTATCCCTCGTCGAGTTTCCCGCCGCACCGCCGCTTTTCGGGGCCATCGGGACGATGAGCATTCTCACGCACTCGACATACGGACTCGTTCTGGGTGCTCTCACGCCGATCGTTCGTGATAAGTAA
- a CDS encoding DUF7563 family protein: MPECDNCGRHVSTDFARVFADDHGHVTGCPLCDGSPIGGVG, encoded by the coding sequence ATGCCCGAGTGTGACAACTGTGGTCGACACGTCTCGACGGACTTCGCACGGGTGTTCGCGGACGATCACGGCCACGTGACCGGCTGTCCGCTCTGCGACGGATCACCGATCGGCGGAGTGGGGTGA
- a CDS encoding class I SAM-dependent methyltransferase has product MTERGGSIDNEWDTTAYDDGHAFVFEHGRGVVDLLDVRPGERVLDLGCGTGHLTHEIADAGAEVVGLDSSKEMIETARETYPDVRFVRADAREFAFEEPFDAVFSNAALHWIPEQDAVLAAITDALKSGGRFVAELGGTGNLDAIISAVRTAAAQRGYDIENPWYFPSVGEYATKLESRGFEVRYATLFDRPTELEGGADGLAAWLDMFGDSLFESVPDADREEIVADAERELRDEQFEDGQWIADYRRLQVIAFRTTGRIELTE; this is encoded by the coding sequence ATGACCGAACGGGGTGGCTCCATCGACAACGAGTGGGATACGACCGCCTACGACGACGGACATGCCTTCGTCTTCGAGCACGGCCGAGGAGTCGTCGATCTGTTGGACGTGCGACCGGGCGAGCGCGTCCTCGATCTGGGATGTGGAACGGGGCATCTGACCCACGAAATCGCCGACGCCGGGGCCGAGGTCGTGGGGCTAGATAGCTCCAAAGAGATGATCGAGACCGCACGCGAGACGTATCCAGACGTGCGATTCGTACGGGCGGATGCCCGTGAATTCGCGTTCGAGGAGCCCTTCGACGCCGTCTTTTCGAATGCTGCGTTGCATTGGATTCCCGAGCAAGACGCCGTCCTCGCTGCGATTACGGACGCCTTGAAATCGGGTGGGCGATTCGTCGCCGAGCTGGGAGGGACCGGAAACCTCGACGCGATTATCAGCGCCGTTCGAACCGCGGCAGCCCAGCGGGGATACGATATCGAGAACCCCTGGTATTTTCCAAGTGTTGGGGAGTACGCGACGAAACTCGAATCCCGCGGGTTCGAGGTGCGGTACGCGACATTATTCGATCGGCCGACCGAACTCGAAGGTGGAGCGGACGGATTGGCCGCGTGGCTCGACATGTTCGGCGATAGCCTCTTCGAATCGGTTCCGGACGCCGATCGGGAGGAGATAGTCGCAGACGCCGAGCGTGAGCTTCGAGACGAACAGTTCGAGGACGGCCAGTGGATCGCGGACTACCGACGTCTCCAGGTCATCGCCTTCCGGACGACAGGCCGAATCGAATTGACCGAATAA
- a CDS encoding two-component system sensor histidine kinase NtrB — MTGQNVDATEDAGQRFQRRYRKIFQHSNDAVMIVDLERDEFVDANPAAVDLLGYERDELLDLHPEDIHPDDLQEVREEFVSQVVEEGSGFTERLTCLTAGDDEIPAEVSGAALDPEGSDGAPTRMIAMLRDISDRVERQRELEDKIDRLERFASIVSHDLRTPLTIIKGHASEARKTSNTEHFEKIDEAVDRMDRMLSELLSLARAGTVIDDRRELDLETVTRDAWDCVDTLSATFEVESTTALYGDGDRLREALANLFENAVTHGGSAVTIRVGRIDSDEKIGFYVEDDGDGMPDEIRDTAFDWGETTDSEGTGFGLAIVTEIIHAHGWEIDIAESTTGGSRFEIVIEES, encoded by the coding sequence ATGACGGGGCAAAACGTCGATGCGACCGAGGATGCCGGCCAGCGGTTCCAGCGTCGGTACCGGAAAATATTCCAACACAGCAACGACGCCGTCATGATCGTCGACCTCGAACGCGACGAATTCGTGGACGCGAATCCCGCGGCAGTAGATCTGCTCGGATACGAACGAGACGAACTCCTCGACCTACATCCCGAAGATATTCATCCCGACGACCTCCAGGAGGTGCGTGAGGAATTCGTTTCTCAGGTCGTCGAGGAGGGATCCGGCTTCACTGAGCGTCTGACCTGCTTGACAGCGGGCGACGACGAGATTCCGGCCGAAGTCTCCGGCGCCGCCCTCGACCCCGAAGGAAGTGACGGAGCGCCGACGCGGATGATCGCCATGCTTCGTGACATCTCCGATCGCGTCGAACGGCAGCGTGAGCTCGAAGACAAGATCGACCGATTGGAACGGTTCGCGAGCATCGTCTCTCACGACCTCCGGACACCACTCACGATCATCAAAGGACACGCGAGCGAGGCACGAAAAACGAGCAATACTGAACACTTCGAGAAGATCGACGAAGCCGTGGACCGGATGGATCGGATGCTATCCGAACTCCTCAGCCTCGCCCGAGCAGGAACGGTCATCGATGACCGACGGGAGCTCGATCTCGAAACGGTCACCCGTGACGCGTGGGACTGCGTCGACACCCTATCGGCAACGTTCGAAGTCGAATCCACGACGGCACTCTACGGCGACGGTGACCGACTCCGCGAAGCGCTCGCGAACCTCTTCGAGAACGCAGTTACACACGGTGGGTCGGCGGTGACAATCCGAGTGGGCCGAATCGACTCGGATGAGAAGATCGGCTTCTACGTCGAAGATGACGGGGACGGGATGCCGGACGAGATTCGTGATACTGCCTTCGACTGGGGTGAGACGACCGATTCGGAGGGGACTGGGTTCGGATTGGCCATCGTCACGGAAATCATCCACGCTCATGGGTGGGAAATAGACATCGCCGAGTCGACAACGGGCGGATCCCGATTCGAGATCGTGATCGAGGAGTCATGA
- the trxA gene encoding thioredoxin translates to MMSENSTRTTDDTAPEAEHIDSVDVFERLLAEEKRVLVDFYAEWCGPCNIMAPTVDEFAAETGAEVVKIDVEELPEIATRYDVKSVPTFIAFRSGEVAERLIGLQEKATLAEAVE, encoded by the coding sequence ATGATGTCGGAGAATTCGACCCGGACGACGGACGATACGGCGCCTGAAGCGGAACACATCGACTCGGTAGACGTATTCGAGCGACTCCTCGCGGAGGAAAAGCGCGTTCTCGTCGACTTTTACGCCGAATGGTGTGGGCCTTGTAATATCATGGCCCCGACTGTCGACGAATTTGCAGCCGAGACAGGTGCCGAGGTCGTGAAAATCGACGTCGAGGAACTCCCGGAGATAGCGACTCGATACGACGTGAAATCCGTGCCCACGTTTATCGCCTTTCGCTCCGGCGAGGTAGCCGAGCGACTCATCGGACTGCAAGAGAAGGCGACACTCGCCGAGGCGGTCGAGTAG
- a CDS encoding DsrE family protein: MTKAAVIILAGIEGHENVGRLANGLEAAKEFAETEGDEVELIFDGAGTQWIPELEDEDSDYHELYQTVRDDTSVCDYCSGAFGVDDAVNDAGLVTLDDHDGHPSIRSLVDDDYEIITF; the protein is encoded by the coding sequence ATGACGAAAGCAGCAGTTATCATCCTCGCAGGCATCGAGGGACACGAGAACGTCGGTCGTCTCGCAAACGGGCTCGAAGCGGCCAAAGAATTTGCCGAGACGGAAGGCGACGAAGTCGAACTCATCTTCGATGGCGCTGGGACGCAGTGGATTCCCGAACTCGAAGACGAGGACAGCGACTACCACGAACTCTATCAGACCGTCCGAGACGACACATCGGTCTGTGATTACTGCTCCGGTGCGTTCGGCGTCGACGACGCCGTGAACGACGCCGGACTGGTGACGCTCGACGACCACGACGGGCACCCGAGCATCCGGTCGCTCGTCGACGACGACTACGAAATCATCACGTTCTGA
- a CDS encoding putative quinol monooxygenase: MLVVHATFPIDPNHRDRAVELMRELAEHSRAEDGIIDYRVNTDIDDPNLFRFVEQYESEAAFGAHVETDHFGEFEAALPELLDGEPDVTRFDVESVSDVEL, from the coding sequence ATGCTCGTCGTCCATGCGACGTTTCCGATCGATCCGAACCACCGCGACCGAGCGGTCGAACTGATGCGAGAGCTGGCCGAGCACTCCAGGGCGGAGGACGGAATCATCGACTATCGGGTCAACACCGATATCGACGACCCGAATCTGTTCAGGTTCGTCGAACAGTACGAGAGTGAAGCAGCGTTCGGCGCACACGTCGAAACTGATCATTTCGGCGAGTTCGAGGCGGCGCTCCCCGAATTGCTCGACGGTGAGCCCGATGTGACCCGGTTCGACGTCGAGAGCGTCAGCGACGTCGAGCTCTGA
- a CDS encoding DUF7522 family protein, producing MDHDFGNIVDHLKTHAGDALQAIIVYNGEDHSDLYRRKDVAELHGSDLEAEVLAELRTDDRRRTSDHADEHEGQLRAVVRLFDERVIVHLPRNDRTGTVVVLDPVVARNLAEFVADVRRDLYDE from the coding sequence ATGGACCACGACTTCGGAAATATTGTCGATCACCTGAAGACACATGCCGGCGATGCGCTCCAAGCGATCATCGTCTACAACGGCGAGGACCACAGCGACCTGTACCGCCGCAAAGACGTCGCGGAACTGCACGGATCGGATCTAGAGGCCGAAGTTCTAGCGGAACTCCGCACCGATGATCGGCGACGAACGAGCGACCATGCGGACGAACACGAAGGCCAACTTCGAGCGGTGGTTCGCCTGTTCGACGAACGCGTCATCGTTCACCTCCCTCGGAACGATCGGACTGGAACGGTGGTCGTACTGGATCCGGTCGTCGCGCGTAACCTCGCCGAATTCGTTGCCGACGTGCGGCGTGACCTCTACGACGAATAG
- a CDS encoding NAD(P)/FAD-dependent oxidoreductase, producing MAVDQQEYEVVVIGGGPAGLSTALYSVRLGHETVLVNRGGGRAAMMKEVHNVVGTKEKIGGMEWLGIGREQLEEYGCDVVSDRIGSADRTDDGRFRLHGTDVTYVAEATVLATGMNDVRPDPPLPRTGRGLHYCLHCDAHMFTDQSVYVMGYGESAAHVAAIMLNFTDEVDLLTRGDEPEWSDDTDEMLETHPIDVIREDVAGVQNGSDGWLKALEFEDGTVREYKGGFALYGADYNNGLATDLGCELNDDGTVEVDDHGRTSVDGVYAIGDLTPGHNQVPIALGDGAKAGISIHWALRDFPRDPDLVAEQGPVRSDEVPGMPDELLEQATEFHTYD from the coding sequence ATGGCTGTAGACCAGCAAGAGTACGAGGTCGTCGTCATCGGCGGGGGACCAGCAGGGCTGTCGACAGCGCTGTACAGCGTGCGTCTCGGGCACGAAACGGTACTCGTCAACCGTGGCGGCGGCCGGGCAGCGATGATGAAAGAGGTCCACAACGTCGTCGGGACGAAAGAGAAAATCGGCGGGATGGAGTGGCTGGGGATCGGCAGGGAACAACTAGAGGAGTACGGGTGTGACGTGGTTTCGGACCGGATCGGATCGGCCGACCGCACCGACGACGGGCGGTTCCGCCTCCACGGGACCGACGTGACCTACGTCGCCGAAGCCACCGTGTTGGCGACGGGGATGAACGACGTGCGCCCGGACCCGCCGCTCCCTCGGACCGGTCGGGGGCTCCACTACTGTCTCCACTGTGACGCACACATGTTCACCGACCAGTCCGTGTACGTGATGGGGTACGGCGAAAGCGCGGCGCACGTCGCCGCCATCATGCTCAACTTCACCGACGAGGTCGACCTGCTGACTCGGGGGGACGAGCCAGAATGGAGCGACGACACCGACGAGATGCTCGAAACACATCCGATCGACGTGATCCGCGAGGACGTGGCCGGTGTCCAGAACGGGAGCGACGGATGGTTGAAAGCGCTCGAATTCGAGGACGGGACGGTCCGAGAATACAAGGGCGGATTCGCGCTGTACGGTGCCGACTACAACAACGGACTAGCGACCGACCTCGGCTGTGAACTGAACGACGACGGGACCGTGGAGGTAGACGATCACGGCCGGACGAGCGTCGACGGCGTCTACGCGATCGGCGATCTCACACCCGGGCACAACCAGGTGCCGATCGCGCTGGGAGACGGCGCGAAAGCGGGTATTTCGATCCACTGGGCGTTGCGGGATTTCCCGCGAGATCCCGACCTCGTCGCCGAACAGGGCCCCGTCCGAAGCGACGAAGTGCCCGGAATGCCGGACGAACTCCTCGAACAGGCCACCGAGTTCCACACGTACGACTGA
- a CDS encoding carboxymuconolactone decarboxylase family protein, translating into MSRLPLLELDEIPEEYHYLFTDDYLGDRHIFRAWAHNPEILEATLKYLNTLYEQIGQRRKELVILTVARARGARYEWHQHVDIARGKGVTIEEMRAIGGDDLSPFTDAEFVLLQYARAVESGTVTDPIHDALARHYSSAEIVAIGLLVDFYVGLCNYIASVDLPFEGGEFVGWHPDPDTVAELFDDA; encoded by the coding sequence ATGTCACGACTACCACTACTCGAACTGGACGAGATTCCGGAAGAGTACCACTACCTGTTCACGGACGACTACCTCGGTGACCGCCACATCTTCCGGGCATGGGCGCACAACCCCGAAATACTCGAGGCGACGCTCAAGTATCTGAACACGCTGTACGAACAGATCGGCCAGCGCCGCAAGGAACTGGTCATCCTTACCGTAGCGCGGGCCCGTGGCGCCCGATACGAGTGGCATCAGCACGTCGACATCGCCCGTGGCAAGGGCGTTACCATCGAAGAGATGCGAGCTATCGGGGGTGACGACCTCTCGCCCTTTACCGACGCGGAGTTCGTCCTGCTCCAGTACGCCCGCGCAGTCGAATCGGGGACCGTGACCGACCCCATCCACGACGCGCTGGCACGGCACTACTCGTCGGCGGAGATCGTCGCTATCGGCCTCCTCGTCGACTTCTACGTCGGCCTGTGCAACTACATCGCGTCCGTCGATCTCCCCTTCGAAGGCGGCGAATTCGTCGGCTGGCATCCCGATCCAGACACCGTGGCGGAGTTATTCGATGACGCGTGA
- a CDS encoding sulfite exporter TauE/SafE family protein produces the protein MMDDRAVGAGHLVAVLGVGVPLVALGTLDVGTAGSLLTSLPVPAGFPVDQFLAHWWVFPASILFSMIALSSGVSGALFFSPFFILVVGLSPAQAIGAGLMTEVFGMGNGLLNYVRQRVVDYATAKWLLLGAVPSVVVGALAAHYVPTTLLTLAFGVGLLGLGAFLVYYEPPEECVPGEEEGEYLERKRENTDRGETVIQSADGETFRYDVCWRPPGVMLATVGGFVTGLISAGLPEITTTQLIVRCRLPPRVAIATSVFVLAIAALAGAIVHALAATPVWYVVAWSIPGVLIGGTIGTRIGKYLPSDLMERALGVVFVGVGLIVLGSELLV, from the coding sequence ATGATGGATGATCGCGCCGTCGGTGCTGGGCACCTCGTCGCTGTACTCGGAGTGGGGGTTCCGCTCGTCGCGCTTGGAACACTCGATGTCGGGACGGCTGGATCGCTACTCACGAGTCTCCCGGTTCCCGCCGGGTTTCCCGTCGATCAGTTCCTCGCGCACTGGTGGGTGTTCCCCGCCTCGATCCTCTTTTCGATGATCGCGCTATCCTCGGGCGTCTCGGGCGCGCTCTTTTTCAGTCCCTTCTTCATCCTCGTCGTCGGCCTGTCGCCGGCGCAGGCCATTGGTGCCGGTCTCATGACCGAGGTGTTCGGTATGGGAAACGGTCTCCTGAACTACGTCCGACAGCGTGTCGTCGACTACGCGACGGCGAAGTGGCTGCTCCTCGGGGCCGTCCCGTCCGTCGTCGTGGGCGCACTCGCCGCACACTACGTCCCGACGACGCTCCTGACGCTCGCATTCGGCGTCGGTCTCCTCGGACTCGGGGCCTTCCTCGTCTACTACGAACCCCCGGAGGAGTGCGTTCCGGGTGAGGAAGAGGGAGAGTATCTCGAACGGAAGCGTGAGAACACCGACCGCGGTGAGACCGTCATCCAATCGGCCGATGGCGAGACGTTCCGATACGATGTCTGTTGGCGTCCGCCCGGAGTCATGCTTGCAACCGTCGGTGGGTTCGTCACGGGCCTCATCAGCGCCGGCCTCCCCGAGATCACGACGACGCAACTCATCGTCAGATGTCGACTCCCCCCGCGCGTGGCCATCGCGACGAGCGTGTTCGTCCTCGCTATCGCTGCGTTGGCCGGGGCGATCGTCCACGCACTCGCGGCGACGCCGGTCTGGTACGTCGTCGCGTGGTCCATCCCCGGTGTCCTCATCGGTGGGACCATCGGGACCCGAATCGGCAAATACCTCCCCAGTGACCTCATGGAGCGGGCGCTCGGGGTCGTGTTCGTCGGCGTCGGCCTGATCGTTCTCGGGAGCGAACTGCTGGTCTGA
- a CDS encoding cupin domain-containing protein: MGYHIVDPSTVEPFPDREAEPRSISQAAGLPKRDAKLGLRTYTAAPGEQLPAMYHYHDEQVEAFFVVDGTLHVETPEGELTVPEGQVFLVEPGNPHRAFNPSDADAPVQVLAIGAPSVEDHHPYDPDSE, from the coding sequence ATGGGATATCATATCGTCGACCCGTCGACGGTCGAACCGTTTCCCGACCGTGAGGCCGAACCGCGATCGATCAGCCAAGCGGCTGGCCTGCCAAAACGCGACGCCAAACTCGGCCTCCGGACGTACACCGCCGCTCCGGGCGAGCAACTCCCGGCGATGTACCACTACCACGACGAGCAGGTTGAGGCGTTTTTCGTCGTCGACGGAACGCTTCACGTCGAGACGCCGGAGGGAGAGCTCACCGTTCCGGAGGGGCAGGTCTTCCTCGTCGAACCGGGGAACCCCCACCGCGCGTTCAATCCCTCGGACGCCGACGCTCCCGTCCAGGTCCTCGCTATCGGTGCCCCGTCGGTCGAGGATCACCACCCCTACGACCCCGACAGCGAGTGA
- a CDS encoding glutaredoxin family protein, translated as MSRLELYDRQDCPYSQKVRDKLDELGVDYDETVVPDKHTDRNEVHERTGQRGVPVLFDPSLDDGWLADSDAIVTHLERTYG; from the coding sequence ATGAGCCGTCTGGAACTGTACGACAGGCAGGACTGTCCGTATTCGCAGAAGGTGCGGGACAAACTCGATGAACTGGGCGTCGACTACGACGAGACGGTAGTGCCGGACAAACACACTGACCGCAATGAAGTTCACGAACGCACCGGACAGCGAGGCGTTCCGGTGCTGTTCGATCCGTCGCTCGACGACGGCTGGCTCGCCGACAGCGATGCCATCGTGACTCACCTCGAACGCACCTACGGCTGA
- a CDS encoding methyl-accepting chemotaxis protein, which yields MSSTTRSEFDRSGLSTLVPDDPEQRQAFVTEVLSGELQDESRVSEALLDSAVTQYLTSVLADETDRTRREFAQYCVEHDVRSETLSTLLVAIQSQLIERAERLPSVDAVELRRLTSRDIAAISAACAEASSAGSDRGGDAVIDEVHSQVADVTDRSAEIASLTEQQASNMDDLSGEVGDISAAVEEIAASVDEIDTQSDDAAALAEEGCARASELSERIEAIHTRATGVRQAVGTLADHTEDIGEFVETIDDIADQTNLLALNASIEAARVDEGEGFAVVADEVKSLAEESQDEAARIRSLVETIDGAVDGVVDDIESVHEQTEAGREEAARAVETFEEIDEVNGQLSESMADVATATDQQARSTEELAMMADEANRKTEMILDEVEGIDGSNRELLDLLESSVDE from the coding sequence ATGAGTTCCACGACTCGTTCCGAATTCGATCGCTCGGGCCTGTCGACGCTCGTCCCTGACGATCCGGAGCAACGGCAGGCGTTCGTCACCGAAGTACTGTCCGGGGAACTACAGGACGAGAGTCGCGTATCCGAAGCTCTCCTCGACTCCGCCGTGACCCAGTATCTCACGTCGGTGCTCGCCGACGAGACCGACCGAACACGACGGGAGTTTGCCCAGTACTGTGTCGAACACGACGTCCGATCCGAGACGCTCTCGACGCTACTGGTAGCGATACAGTCGCAGCTGATCGAACGCGCGGAACGACTACCGTCGGTCGACGCGGTCGAGCTTCGGCGACTCACGAGCCGCGACATCGCTGCGATCAGTGCGGCGTGTGCCGAGGCGAGCAGCGCCGGGTCGGATCGCGGAGGGGATGCAGTGATCGACGAGGTTCACTCGCAGGTGGCGGACGTGACCGACCGCTCCGCGGAGATTGCGTCTCTCACGGAACAGCAGGCGTCGAACATGGACGACCTGAGTGGGGAAGTCGGAGACATCAGCGCGGCCGTCGAGGAGATCGCCGCCTCCGTGGACGAAATCGACACCCAGAGCGACGACGCGGCCGCCCTCGCCGAGGAGGGCTGTGCCAGAGCGAGCGAACTCAGCGAACGGATCGAAGCGATTCATACGCGAGCGACGGGCGTTCGCCAGGCCGTGGGGACGCTCGCCGATCACACCGAGGACATCGGCGAGTTCGTGGAGACGATCGACGACATCGCGGATCAGACGAATCTGCTGGCGCTCAACGCCTCGATCGAAGCGGCACGCGTCGACGAGGGTGAGGGATTCGCTGTCGTCGCGGACGAGGTGAAATCCCTCGCCGAGGAGAGTCAGGATGAAGCTGCACGCATCCGATCGTTGGTCGAGACGATCGACGGCGCCGTTGATGGGGTCGTCGACGACATCGAGAGCGTTCACGAACAGACCGAAGCCGGGCGTGAGGAGGCGGCTCGAGCCGTCGAGACGTTCGAGGAAATCGACGAGGTCAACGGCCAACTATCGGAGAGTATGGCGGACGTGGCGACGGCGACGGATCAGCAGGCCCGAAGCACCGAGGAACTCGCCATGATGGCCGACGAGGCCAATCGGAAGACTGAGATGATCCTCGACGAAGTCGAAGGAATCGACGGCAGCAATCGCGAGCTACTGGACCTGCTCGAATCGTCGGTGGACGAGTGA
- a CDS encoding SDR family oxidoreductase, whose product MSTDDFDLREPELTAGDLLVLDDEHFAPETVAIVTGAASGIGRATAVALAANGLTVVGADIDEDGLDGTVDLADDVDATGTVHPVPTDLTDEDAVEAMVDAAAEAGDLRYVANVAGMQHIASISEFPMEKYDLLLDIMLRAPFLTAKLAMPHIRATEDGVGAIGNMSSVHGHYATQDKPAYITAKHGLTGLTRAIAAEGEGTLRGFSVSVGYVLTPLMVNQIEDTAEERGISEQEVVEDVMLGQARTKEMMTPAEVANLFVFGFSSHGKHLNGGDMLHDGGYTTTYE is encoded by the coding sequence ATGTCTACCGACGACTTCGACCTCCGTGAACCGGAGTTAACAGCCGGTGACCTTCTCGTCCTCGACGACGAACATTTCGCCCCCGAGACGGTCGCCATCGTCACTGGCGCAGCCTCGGGAATCGGTCGTGCAACGGCGGTCGCGCTCGCGGCGAACGGTCTCACGGTCGTCGGGGCCGACATCGACGAGGACGGCCTCGACGGTACCGTCGATCTCGCCGACGACGTGGATGCCACTGGAACCGTCCATCCCGTCCCGACCGATCTCACGGACGAGGACGCGGTCGAGGCGATGGTCGACGCCGCAGCCGAAGCTGGCGACCTCCGGTACGTCGCCAACGTGGCCGGGATGCAACACATCGCCTCCATCTCCGAGTTCCCGATGGAGAAGTACGACCTCCTGCTCGATATCATGCTCCGCGCGCCGTTCCTCACTGCGAAGCTCGCGATGCCGCACATCCGGGCGACCGAGGATGGTGTGGGCGCCATCGGCAATATGTCCTCCGTCCACGGCCACTACGCGACACAGGACAAACCCGCGTACATCACGGCGAAACACGGACTAACCGGTCTGACACGCGCTATCGCCGCGGAGGGTGAGGGGACCTTGCGGGGCTTCTCCGTCAGCGTCGGCTACGTGTTGACGCCGCTGATGGTGAACCAGATCGAGGACACGGCCGAAGAGCGGGGTATCTCCGAGCAGGAAGTCGTCGAGGACGTGATGCTCGGTCAGGCACGGACGAAGGAGATGATGACGCCCGCCGAGGTTGCGAACCTCTTCGTCTTCGGCTTCTCCAGCCACGGCAAACACCTCAACGGCGGCGACATGCTCCACGACGGCGGCTACACCACCACCTATGAGTGA
- a CDS encoding patatin-like phospholipase family protein, which translates to MSDSTKVAIACQGGGSHTAFTAGVLKELLREWDDEYELVGISGTSGGAFNALATWYGLVTADAERSIELLDAIWEDLSASDLSDQFMNEFVVGLSRLASAGVPMFEVSPYDVPGAEVGKDAIRGTLERHIDFEEIPDLCRRDVPELVVGTVNINAGTFETFTNEDVTPEAVLASAAVPNLFEAVEINGHYHWDGLFSQNPPIDDLMAVEASRKPDELWVIQINPQVREGEPSSLEEIADRRNELSGNISLNQELRVIERVNDWVEQGYLPESEFKRTAIHRIEMGETYHCSTKVDRRPSFVRELMELGEQRAAEFRERR; encoded by the coding sequence ATGAGTGACTCCACGAAGGTCGCCATCGCCTGTCAGGGCGGCGGGAGCCACACAGCGTTCACTGCCGGCGTCCTGAAGGAACTGCTCCGCGAGTGGGACGACGAGTACGAACTGGTCGGGATCAGCGGCACCTCTGGTGGCGCGTTCAACGCGCTCGCGACGTGGTACGGGCTCGTCACTGCCGACGCGGAGCGGTCGATCGAACTCCTCGACGCGATCTGGGAGGATCTGTCGGCGTCCGACCTCTCGGACCAGTTCATGAACGAGTTCGTCGTCGGCCTGTCGCGGCTCGCGAGCGCCGGCGTCCCGATGTTCGAGGTCAGCCCGTACGACGTTCCCGGCGCTGAAGTGGGCAAAGACGCGATCCGGGGGACGCTCGAACGCCACATCGACTTCGAGGAGATTCCCGATCTGTGTCGGCGTGACGTGCCCGAACTCGTCGTCGGCACGGTCAACATCAACGCCGGGACGTTCGAGACGTTCACCAACGAGGACGTGACGCCGGAGGCCGTCCTCGCCTCGGCCGCCGTACCGAATCTGTTCGAAGCCGTCGAGATCAACGGCCACTATCACTGGGATGGACTCTTCTCGCAGAACCCACCCATCGACGACCTGATGGCCGTCGAAGCGTCCCGCAAACCGGACGAGTTGTGGGTGATCCAGATCAACCCGCAGGTGCGCGAGGGCGAACCGTCCTCGCTCGAGGAGATCGCCGACCGCCGCAACGAACTCTCGGGCAACATCTCGCTGAACCAGGAGCTTCGGGTGATCGAGCGGGTGAACGACTGGGTCGAGCAGGGATACCTGCCCGAGAGCGAGTTCAAACGGACGGCGATTCACCGGATCGAGATGGGCGAGACGTACCACTGTTCGACCAAAGTCGACCGACGGCCGTCGTTCGTCCGGGAACTGATGGAACTGGGTGAACAGCGGGCGGCCGAGTTCAGGGAGCGGCGGTGA